A segment of the Lolium perenne isolate Kyuss_39 chromosome 3, Kyuss_2.0, whole genome shotgun sequence genome:
ctggaggcgatcatggtgatgtagagtcctccgggtgatgattcccctctccggcagggtgccggaggcgatctcctgaatcccccgagatgggattggcggcggcggcgtctcagtatgttttctcgtatcgtggctctcggtaatagggttttcgcgacggagagtataagtaggaagAATGGTagagtcgggagaggcacgaggggcccacaccatagggcggcgcgggcccctccttggccgcgccaccttgtggtgtcgccgcctcgtggccccagttcgtatctccttcggtcttctggaaactccgtgaaaaaataagaccctgggcttttgtttcgtccaattccgagaatatttcctgtgtaggatttctgaaaccaaacacagcagaaaacaggaactggcacttcggcatcttgttaataggttagtgccggaaaatgcgtataagtgatataaagtgtatataaaacatatgagtattgtcataaaactagcatggaacataagaaattataggtacgtttgagacgtatcaaccatcttCGGTGCAAACAAATTTTGATGCTACACAACGTGCTGAACTGATTCTGAAATTACATCAAACGACTAGAGATAATATTGAGCGCATGAATGCTAAATATAAAACTGCTTTAGATAGAGGAAGAAAACATGtggtgtttgatgttggtgatcttgtatggttgcatttgcgcaaagaccgttttcctgaattgcgcaagtctaagttAATGTCACGTGATGCAGGTCCTTTCAAGGTGTTAGAGcgcatcaatgataatgcatacaaaCTTGAGTTACTGCAGATTTTGGTGGGGTTAGTCCcgcatttaacattgcagatttgaagccatACTTTGGTGAGGAAGATgagctttcgtcgaggacgacttcaattcaggaaggggggcatgatgaggacatcccatctattgatgcaaccgatgtacctacagccacacaaatacaaggaccaatcactcgagctcgtgccaagcaACTTAACTAtcgggtactttcgtttcttggagctattcttcatatatatgagaatatgatgctgcctaaatcagatgtgtttgttactcttaggaatgatggtccTAGCATGGATGAGAAGGACAAACactggagcatgatcacacatggagaaGATGGCAGCAAACATGTGAGGATTCAAGAGGACGccccaagtggagatttcagaacattAAAGACACCATAATGAAGCAACGGTGCTTGGACAAATTTTACAAGTttccccatcataaaattcgtccaagagttatttatggtgttgcgtcaccttatttaatgggccatacccatgtattttcggattaggtattttaggggattttaagaggccatataagtgaaggaaggcccatttaggtgtgtttttggccaaccctagctggttggacgaaaatcccttcacttcccccatatatatatatatccctctgtagccgtcattagaacttggattttgattagattaaaagttagccaattgctacaacttcgtgtacttcttttgaggtcaacgcccagaacaagaccgactattcggaatcccaccattatcaatcaagctttcatctctattcgcaatattctgattgcatctttagttcttacttgttctcgatttcaggtaggaattaagaccttctggtcaggctgatcgtgctcccgcaagatcagtaactcccgaagattgtcctagcgattgcattggcgcacgagctttgcacgtgtagttggaccgtcaagcacgaactacaccaacaaatcgatctaccTTCATCTCAtcaaaagatcggacacctttggccTATCACGCTTACTGTGTCTCTAGGTGTGCCATTGGGTGCGACCAACTGAAGTAAGAGTAATTGTAATTTTATTGCACCTTCGGCTGCACTTCGGAGGTCTCTTTGGGTAATGTACCGCCATCTGTCTCGTACTACTACTGTTAACAACGCTGACCGCTCACTGCCTCGGGTTCCTCGGAACCGGATCCTCTAACATCGAGAAGGAAAGTTAGAGAAGCTATAATACTCTAACTTTTCTTCTTCAAATTCATACTATTTCATTCTAATATGATTCAAATCAACTTATGTAGTGCAAATTTGAGATATGTATTTACAGCTATTACTTGGAACCAAAATTATGGTGCAACAAATAATTTAGTTGATTTATGCTACAgtaatctcatacagtaattagcTACCTTATAAAATTAGGTATTTAATGACAGCATACCCTGACTTTACTTCTTATTTTTGTGTGACTTTACTTCTCACCGTCAAAAGAGTCGGTTCTGGGTTCCTCATGTCGGGCTGCTACAAATCCCACAGACCAATTGATGGATGGCGTTGCTTCTCAGAAGAGATAAAAGCATCTCTAGCAGACATCGCATCGGACTCCAACCGCGTAATAACCACCATTTTGCGGGTTTGGAGGAAAAAGAGGACAGCCCAGACACCACATCAGACCCCAATACCAAAAAAAATATCCGGGCCAGCCAGTTTCTCGCCGCGGAAAACCCAAGTTCCCGTTTTCGTGAGCCTATGCGAGCGCGAACCCCATCTCTTTTCCCGCATTGGTGCGAAAGGAATTCAATTCCTTCTCTTTCCCCCTTCTCCCACCTCCCGCCTCCACCACGCAGCGACGCAGATTCGGGCGTACGTGGCTCGTCCCTTCCGAATCTACCCGACAGAAATACTCGCTCCGCCTCACCGCGTCCATTCCGCTGCCAAGGTACGGAACTCTGCCAAACTCCTCATAGCCGCGGATTCACCGCCGTCAAGCTCCTAACTTCATTGCCGTTGCGCTTGCAGATGGACCCGTGCGCGCTGTTTTTATTGGAGGATTCGTCCTCCGACGACGACTCCGATTTGGAGGAGTTGCTCGATGATGACATGGATCAAACGGTTGTGATCCTCGCGGCGAAGGAGATCTTGGACGTGAGGCCGAAGAAGAGGAAGGGGTCAACCATGGGGCGGTCGTGCATCCCCCGGAACCGCGTTCTTGGGCACGATTTTCTCATGCGGGATTATGTCGCCGAGGTACCCACATACCCGCCCCATATCTTTCGCCGCCGATACCGAATGCGTAGATCTTTGTTCAACACGATCGTTGATACATGTGAGAGCAATACACCTCTTCAAGCGCAAGAGGAATGCGGCCGATCTCATAGGATTTAGTGCTCACCAACAGATATCCGCCGTCATGCGCATCTTCGCCTAAAACATTCCAACATACTATGTCGATGAGTATCTTCACATATGTGAAGATACGATGATGGAATCCGTCCATCATTTTTGCAAAGTTATGATGCGTGTGTATGGGCTGATGTATCTTCGAGCTCCCAACGAAGAAGATATCGTTAGATTAATGGCCGAGAACGAATGTCGATGTTGGCTGGGTATGCTAGATAGCATAGATTGTATGCATTGGGCATGGAAGAATTGTCCAAATGCTTGGCAAGGCTTGTACTGTAGCAAGCAAAGAACTAACGATCGTGCTTGAGGCAGTTGCATCACAGGATCTTTGGATTTGTCACATTTTTTTTGGTTTGCCAGGTTCTCTCAATGATATAAATGTTGCATAGCTCCCATCTTCTTACCCGGCTAGCTAAAGGTGATGCCCCGGCTTACAACTACACCGTTAACGGAAGGGAATACACAATGGGGTACTACCTTGCCGATGGTATACATCCAGATTGGGTCACATTTGTGAACACCTTCAGGCTGCCAGGAACGGTGCTGAAGGCGAGTTtgcaaaagcacaagaggcaacTCAAAAAGATATTGAGCGGGCTTTTAGTGttttgcaagctagatttgcaataGTTCGAGGTTCAGCCTGATTTTGGGATGTGGATACCCTCAAGGACATGGTGACCACTTGTGTTATTCTACACaatatgatcatcgaggatgagagAGGTTTAAACTTATTATTTTCTTTGATAATGTTGGCACCCGGGTTAAACCTGCTTGAAATCCGGATATTGTTGTGGCATTTACTGAAACATGCCGTCAGATTGAGAATGATAAGTCAACAGATCTGTCAACATCACTGGCAGAGCCATGGCAACTAGGATTTATTTCTATTTTCAACCATTTGTTATTTATTGAATTGTTGTTGTATCATTTGATTCATATTGTAATTCGGATTATTGTTTCTATTGTATGACAATAAATATTTGTTGTAATTAGGATTATTTTTGTATTGTATATGACACTAAAATATTTATTGTACCAATTGATTGTGATATTTGCAAAACCTTGTATTACGGTTTTGTTTGCGAGCTGATAAAAGAGCGCATAATTTACACGCGCCAAACATGACTTGCATATGTTTTTTTTAGCCCGCAAAATGTGTTTAGGGTGGTTTAGAAACGCGTATTTAGGGTTTGGGTATCTGCAAAGCTCTAAAGAGAGAGTCCGCTGTAGTCCCTTCTGTTTCCACCATGGCTAGTGGCCGCcagcgcagccgccgccgccggcgagggGGAAATCAAGCACCCGCGACAGGCATAGGCTCCTTCAGCGACGACATCCTGCTGGAGATCTTCGTCCGCCTTCCCTCCCTCGCGACGCTTGTCCGCGCCGCCCTCACCTGCCGAGCGTGGCGCAGCGCTGTGGCATCTTCACCGTCCTTCCGCCGGCGCTTTCGCGCTCTGCGCCCCGCGCCCTTACTCGGCGTCTTCAGCTACCTCCACGCCTCGGCGCCCCTCCCGGTCTTCGCCCCCACGTACTGTCGCGACCGGGACGTCCTCGCGGCCGTCCGCAGCAGCGACTTCTTCCTCACCTCCCTCTTGGACGGCAGCTGGCACGTCGACTGCTGTCACGACGGCTACCTCGTACTGGCCAACACGCAGTCTGCCCAACTCGCCATGGTCAACCCTTTGGCCCGATACAGCCCTGACTACATCGTTCTCCCTGATATGGGCGCGGGCACTCCGGAGATTCTCTTCCTCGGCATGTTTTTGCTTTCATCTGAGGAAGACCCGATGTCTTTCCGAGTGCTCTGGGTTTGCTACGACGCGTGCAGGGTGCGCGCGGCCGTGTTCTCGTCGGACACCTGGGACTGGCGTGTTCATCCATGGGAGGGAGTACCTGACAGGACACTGCCACATGACGGCGACAAATACTGGCTTCGTTCTGGGAATCTAGTCGACGGGACCGTGTACTGGCTTTGCGAAAACATGGAGTACTTGCTCACTCTGGACACGGAGACGATGGAGTTCTCCGTTTCCGAGCTCCCGCCGTGTTTGAAGGGTCGGCCGCATTGCAGCGTTATCATCGGCGGGACCAAGGGTGGCGCGCCTCGCATCGTATATGACACTGGAAACGACATTATTCAAGTTCTGATGCCTGGAGGCGACGAGAAGGGTATTGACGGGTGGGAGCTAGACCGGGTCTATCACAAGGACGACCCTGGTATGTTTTATATGGTGGCCAGTAAAGATGGCTTTGTGTATTTGGCCTCAGTGGAGATGTTGTATTCACTCTGCTTGGAAACATTGCACCTGGAGAAACTGGCTCCGAGGACATTCGGTGCCAATTATATCTCTTCCTCCTACTTCATGGCATGGCCTCCTTCGTTGGTAGGAAACTATGGGAGATTTGCAGTGCTGGAAGATGATCCTTGCAATGCATAACTAGCTACTTCCTTCGTCCAATAAGACTGGCCATAGTACTAGTAtcttagtagtatcatgcatcttAGGTCCAGAAAAATGGTAATTAATGTGGAGAGATaaaattagagtaacataggtggatactATATCATAGCGCATATTACAAAAAAAAGCTAATgctaaatagatcttgtacacatatttgtattgggattctacaaaacaataaatttagaaaattATGA
Coding sequences within it:
- the LOC127339717 gene encoding uncharacterized protein, whose translation is MASGRQRSRRRRRGGNQAPATGIGSFSDDILLEIFVRLPSLATLVRAALTCRAWRSAVASSPSFRRRFRALRPAPLLGVFSYLHASAPLPVFAPTYCRDRDVLAAVRSSDFFLTSLLDGSWHVDCCHDGYLVLANTQSAQLAMVNPLARYSPDYIVLPDMGAGTPEILFLGMFLLSSEEDPMSFRVLWVCYDACRVRAAVFSSDTWDWRVHPWEGVPDRTLPHDGDKYWLRSGNLVDGTVYWLCENMEYLLTLDTETMEFSVSELPPCLKGRPHCSVIIGGTKGGAPRIVYDTGNDIIQVLMPGGDEKGIDGWELDRVYHKDDPGMFYMVASKDGFVYLASVEMLYSLCLETLHLEKLAPRTFGANYISSSYFMAWPPSLVGNYGRFAVLEDDPCNA